From a single Raphanus sativus cultivar WK10039 chromosome 3, ASM80110v3, whole genome shotgun sequence genomic region:
- the LOC108844736 gene encoding heavy metal-associated isoprenylated plant protein 13-like, translating to MTAQKSVLQLSVHEERIRKKAWKTVSKFSGVTSIAMDDKTGKMTVVGEVDVPKLVKKLRKICTADIVSVEVVKPPEKKEEKKEPEKPKQPEVIAHPVTYWNNQYQYHPASYASSYYPPSGYSRVVVEEPRPCVIM from the exons ATGACTGCGCAG AAATCTGTGTTGCAACTAAGTGTTCACGAGGAAAGGATCAGAAAGAAAGCGTGGAAGACGGTTTCTAAGTTTTCAG gTGTTACTTCGATAGCAATGGATGACAAAACCGGGAAAATGACGGTGGTGGGAGAAGTTGATGTACCGAAACTCGTAAAGAAGCTAAGGAAGATATGTACCGCAGATATCGTTTCGGTGGAAGTTGTTAAACCACCTgagaaaaaggaagagaaaaaggAGCCGGAGAAACCGAAACAACCCGAGGTTATTGCTCACCCAGTTACCTATTGGAACAACCAGTACCAATACCATCCTGCTTCGTATGCAAGTTCTTACTATCCACCAAGTGGGTATTCTAGAGTTGTAGTGGAGGAACCAAGGCCTTGTGTGATTATGTAA